Proteins from one Prosthecobacter sp. genomic window:
- a CDS encoding putative transporter: MAHDLLIFSIVVLAGIGLGNIRVAGVRLGVAGVLFAGLAASHFGLQPETEVAHFLKDFGLVLFVFALGMQMGPGFFASLRRQGRVLNGYAFALVSGGALVALLGGWMLGMPLPAIAGLFAGATTNTPALGAAQQALQSAHADPATVTLPALSYAAAYPLAIVGIILSLILLRTFFKIDVSAEAEQFRRDQGEGVEPLQRMNLRVENPNLEGVLLAEVPGIHETGVVISRHRPASGSEVHAATPETKLHVGDVIMAVGTQPHLEQFRLVIGSVSGENLMKAPGSVTYRRVVVTNKSMLGKTVRELGLDHLHNVTVTRVSRGDLIFTALPDVRLQFGDMLQLVGDEESLNAATQVLGNAVHMLQETKFAAIFAGILLGVLLGLYPFQIAGLPAPVRLGLAGGPLVMAILLSHLGRLGPMVMHMPINANRALRELGIILFLANVGLLSGEKFAATVFSTQGLQWVLLGILVTMLPLLAVGFVARKWHRMNFMSLCGLLSGGMTDPPALAFATTMARCDSPAVAYAAVYPLTMLLRIVAAQVIAQMG; this comes from the coding sequence GGTCTGGCGGCGTCCCACTTTGGTTTGCAGCCGGAGACGGAGGTGGCGCACTTTTTGAAGGACTTTGGGCTCGTCCTGTTTGTTTTTGCGCTCGGCATGCAGATGGGGCCGGGTTTCTTTGCCTCGTTGCGGCGTCAGGGGCGCGTGCTGAACGGCTACGCATTTGCGCTCGTCTCGGGCGGTGCGCTGGTGGCACTGCTGGGCGGGTGGATGCTCGGCATGCCGTTGCCGGCCATCGCAGGGCTTTTCGCCGGCGCCACGACGAACACGCCGGCGCTCGGTGCTGCCCAGCAGGCGCTGCAGTCCGCCCACGCCGATCCTGCCACCGTCACGTTGCCCGCCCTGTCTTACGCGGCGGCCTATCCGCTGGCGATTGTGGGCATCATCCTTTCGCTCATTCTTCTGCGCACCTTCTTCAAGATTGATGTGTCCGCCGAGGCGGAGCAGTTCCGCCGCGACCAGGGCGAAGGGGTTGAACCCCTGCAACGCATGAACCTGCGTGTGGAGAATCCGAACCTTGAGGGCGTCCTGCTGGCCGAGGTGCCGGGCATTCACGAAACAGGCGTGGTCATTTCACGCCATCGTCCGGCTTCCGGCAGCGAGGTGCATGCCGCCACGCCCGAAACAAAGCTGCATGTGGGCGATGTGATCATGGCGGTGGGCACGCAGCCGCATCTGGAGCAGTTCCGCCTCGTCATCGGCAGCGTGAGCGGGGAAAACCTCATGAAAGCGCCCGGCAGTGTGACCTATCGTCGTGTCGTGGTGACCAACAAAAGCATGCTCGGCAAAACCGTGCGCGAACTCGGCCTGGATCACCTCCACAACGTCACCGTCACCCGCGTCAGCCGCGGCGATCTGATTTTCACCGCGCTGCCGGACGTGCGCTTGCAGTTTGGCGACATGCTCCAGCTTGTCGGTGATGAGGAATCTCTCAACGCCGCCACCCAAGTCCTCGGCAACGCCGTCCACATGCTTCAGGAGACGAAATTCGCCGCCATCTTCGCCGGCATCCTGCTCGGCGTTCTTCTTGGCCTCTATCCGTTTCAGATCGCGGGCCTGCCTGCTCCGGTGCGCCTTGGTTTGGCAGGTGGACCGCTGGTGATGGCGATCTTGCTCAGCCACCTCGGTCGCCTCGGCCCGATGGTCATGCACATGCCGATCAATGCGAATCGCGCCTTGCGCGAACTCGGCATCATCCTCTTCCTCGCCAATGTCGGCCTGCTCTCAGGCGAGAAATTCGCGGCCACGGTGTTTTCCACTCAGGGTCTGCAATGGGTGCTGCTCGGCATCTTGGTCACCATGCTGCCGCTGCTTGCTGTCGGCTTTGTGGCCCGCAAATGGCATCGCATGAACTTCATGTCCCTCTGCGGCCTGCTTTCCGGCGGTATGACGGATCCTCCCGCGCTCGCCTTTGCCACGACGATGGCGCGCTGTGATTCGCCCGCCGTGGCCTATGCGGCGGTGTATCCGCTGACGATGCTTCTGCGCATCGTGGCGGCGCAGGTCATCGCGCAGATGGGGTGA
- the argA gene encoding amino-acid N-acetyltransferase: protein MTNEPNKPQQRFEDLRGILHYVPQFRQRVFVIAFDGALMSMPGFASLLQDVAVLQSLNIEVVLVFGARAQVRALAEKRGITLYNDDGMGRTDAAGIEIAIDAIMRQANDLVADLTALEMPVAVSNALAVHPAGVIDGVDQEFTGRIERVDEETLRALLKADIIPILPPLGYDGKGTTLRLNSDAVAVEVAIALQAAKVIFLAESGLTATDGTRLAQLSVADAREMYKSKDPKHDVSMLSKLRYASLACQEGVPRVHIVDGTQDEALLAELFSNEGVGTMIHGDEYQQIRKARAGDVPALLSMMQQSVDDAALVPRTRDQIQSKIKDFFVLELDGHPIGSVAVHTYEEDGRKVAELACLFVRRSHKNKNHGRKLVAFAEETAKQRGCEIIVALSTQAFRFFEEKMGYTVADPDALPPTRREKYDKSGRNSKVLVKALK from the coding sequence GTGACCAACGAACCCAACAAACCCCAGCAACGCTTCGAAGACCTGCGTGGCATCCTGCATTACGTGCCGCAGTTCCGGCAGCGTGTCTTCGTGATCGCGTTCGACGGGGCGCTGATGTCGATGCCGGGCTTCGCCAGCCTGTTGCAGGACGTGGCGGTGCTGCAATCACTCAACATCGAGGTCGTGCTCGTCTTTGGCGCACGCGCCCAAGTGCGTGCGCTGGCCGAAAAACGCGGCATCACGCTTTACAACGACGACGGCATGGGCCGCACCGACGCGGCGGGCATCGAGATCGCCATCGACGCGATCATGCGGCAGGCGAATGACCTCGTGGCCGATCTGACCGCGCTGGAGATGCCTGTGGCCGTTTCCAACGCGCTCGCGGTGCATCCGGCGGGGGTGATTGACGGCGTGGACCAGGAATTCACCGGCCGGATTGAACGTGTGGATGAGGAGACGCTGCGCGCGCTGCTCAAGGCCGACATCATCCCGATTCTGCCCCCGCTCGGCTACGACGGCAAAGGCACCACGCTGCGGCTGAACTCGGACGCGGTCGCCGTGGAGGTCGCCATCGCGCTTCAGGCAGCCAAGGTCATCTTTTTGGCCGAATCGGGCCTCACAGCGACCGACGGCACGCGTTTGGCTCAGCTTTCCGTCGCCGATGCGAGGGAAATGTACAAGTCCAAGGATCCGAAGCATGATGTGAGCATGCTCTCCAAATTGCGCTATGCCTCCCTGGCCTGCCAGGAGGGCGTGCCGCGTGTCCACATCGTCGATGGCACGCAGGATGAAGCGCTGCTTGCCGAGCTCTTCTCGAATGAAGGCGTCGGCACCATGATCCATGGCGATGAGTATCAGCAAATTCGCAAAGCACGCGCAGGCGATGTTCCCGCGCTTCTTTCCATGATGCAGCAGAGCGTGGATGACGCCGCCCTGGTGCCGCGCACACGCGACCAGATTCAATCCAAGATCAAAGACTTCTTTGTGCTCGAACTCGACGGACACCCCATCGGCTCCGTGGCTGTGCACACCTATGAGGAAGATGGCCGCAAGGTTGCCGAACTGGCCTGCCTGTTTGTGCGGCGTTCGCACAAGAACAAGAACCATGGCCGCAAGCTGGTCGCTTTCGCCGAGGAAACGGCAAAGCAGCGCGGCTGCGAAATCATCGTGGCGCTCAGCACGCAGGCGTTCCGCTTCTTCGAGGAGAAGATGGGTTACACCGTCGCCGATCCTGATGCTTTGCCGCCCACCCGCCGCGAAAAATACGACAAAAGCGGCCGAAACTCGAAGGTGCTGGTCAAGGCGCTGAAGTAG
- a CDS encoding MFS transporter, translating into MSTPTTYNPDIPWYKQLSPYHWFVFFVASAAWCFDCLDQQLFILARDNAVKALTPGATGPEQTNYSGWAMAIFIAGWATGGLIFGAVGDRIGRAKTLAITVLIYSLFTGLSSFAANIEQFMIYRALTGLGVGGVFGLAVALVADALPDAARPKALGMLQALSAVGNVTAGLCAMALSGMDPMVSWKYLFWIGSIPAFLCIFIMLRLKEPEKWIAAKALSKTDKTQSMGSYLSLFGDVRWRKSALFGMLLCVSAVVGLWGIGFFSNKLVAFAIADSLAGQNLSPQEVSTAKQWWSAANLIVLNIGAFIGMIAFSKAAHRFGRKPVFVVAFLAAMAATIFFYLCFDERADIWMSLVLGICQLSLFAGFAIYLPELFPTRLRSTGTSFCYNVGRFIAASGPITLGALNKSLSDKAILALPAGYTDAMKNAAELDAFRSAGCYMSSVFLLGIVALMFLPETKGRPLPEG; encoded by the coding sequence ATGAGCACCCCGACCACTTACAACCCGGACATCCCTTGGTACAAGCAACTCAGCCCCTACCACTGGTTTGTTTTCTTCGTCGCCTCCGCCGCGTGGTGCTTTGACTGCCTGGACCAGCAGCTCTTCATCCTGGCGCGTGACAATGCGGTGAAAGCGCTCACGCCAGGCGCGACCGGGCCTGAGCAGACCAACTACAGCGGCTGGGCCATGGCCATTTTCATCGCAGGCTGGGCGACTGGCGGGCTCATCTTCGGTGCCGTCGGTGATCGTATCGGGCGTGCCAAGACGCTGGCGATCACGGTGCTCATCTACTCGCTTTTCACCGGCCTCTCGTCGTTCGCGGCCAACATCGAGCAGTTCATGATCTACCGCGCTCTCACCGGCCTGGGTGTCGGCGGGGTGTTCGGACTCGCCGTCGCGCTGGTCGCGGATGCCTTGCCTGACGCCGCACGACCGAAAGCGCTCGGCATGTTGCAGGCCCTCTCAGCAGTGGGCAACGTGACCGCCGGCCTGTGCGCCATGGCGCTCTCGGGCATGGATCCGATGGTCTCGTGGAAGTATCTGTTCTGGATCGGGTCGATTCCGGCGTTCCTGTGCATCTTCATCATGCTGCGGCTGAAGGAGCCGGAGAAATGGATCGCAGCCAAGGCGCTGAGCAAGACGGACAAAACTCAGTCGATGGGGTCCTACCTGAGCCTCTTCGGCGACGTCCGCTGGCGGAAGTCCGCGCTGTTCGGCATGCTGCTCTGCGTGTCCGCCGTCGTCGGCCTGTGGGGCATCGGCTTTTTCAGCAACAAGCTTGTCGCCTTCGCCATCGCCGACTCGCTCGCGGGCCAGAACCTGAGCCCCCAGGAGGTCAGCACGGCCAAGCAATGGTGGTCAGCGGCCAATCTCATCGTTCTCAACATCGGCGCGTTCATCGGCATGATCGCCTTCAGCAAGGCCGCGCATCGTTTTGGCCGGAAGCCGGTGTTCGTCGTCGCCTTCCTCGCGGCTATGGCCGCGACCATTTTCTTCTACCTCTGCTTCGACGAACGCGCCGACATCTGGATGAGCCTGGTGCTGGGGATCTGCCAGCTCTCGCTGTTCGCGGGCTTCGCGATCTATCTGCCGGAGCTGTTCCCCACGCGTCTGCGCAGCACGGGCACGAGCTTCTGCTACAATGTCGGACGCTTCATCGCCGCCAGCGGACCGATCACGCTCGGTGCGCTGAACAAGAGCCTGAGTGACAAGGCGATCCTGGCTCTGCCGGCGGGTTATACCGACGCCATGAAGAACGCTGCCGAACTCGACGCATTCCGCTCCGCGGGCTGCTACATGAGCAGTGTGTTCCTGCTCGGGATAGTGGCGCTGATGTTCCTGCCGGAAACGAAAGGCCGTCCGCTCCCGGAGGGTTGA
- a CDS encoding PfkB family carbohydrate kinase — MAAGSFTVIGIGAATHDAFSIVREFRAEEHVTQALAHAEDGGGPVATALCVLAAEGHSCVLIDRCGDDATGQKIRAGLEEFGVSTNHLHVVPGTRSASACILVRQSDGARQIVYAPSTAGEPAHGEVDGSLFNSARLLHINGRHENAARRAVKLAQEHGVTISFDGGAGRWRESLRDLVEASHIRIFSRDFATNCSSRDDLPEMAATLLQPPAQVLVITAGAAGSHVWTADGTYFHQPAHACLVIDTTGCGDVYHGWFLHGWLKGWPLEQCAGVASRRAALNAQGLGGRHVLRLKL, encoded by the coding sequence ATGGCCGCCGGTTCTTTCACCGTCATCGGCATCGGCGCGGCAACGCACGATGCGTTCTCGATTGTGCGCGAATTCCGCGCCGAAGAGCATGTGACGCAGGCGTTGGCCCATGCCGAGGACGGCGGCGGACCAGTGGCGACGGCGTTGTGCGTGCTGGCGGCGGAAGGACATTCATGCGTGTTGATCGACCGCTGTGGGGATGATGCCACAGGTCAGAAAATCCGCGCCGGATTGGAAGAATTCGGCGTGAGCACGAATCATCTGCATGTGGTGCCAGGAACGCGCTCCGCCAGCGCCTGCATCCTCGTGCGGCAGAGCGATGGCGCGCGGCAGATCGTTTATGCACCTTCCACAGCGGGAGAACCGGCTCATGGGGAGGTGGACGGGTCACTTTTCAATAGCGCACGGCTCCTGCACATCAATGGCCGCCATGAAAACGCCGCGCGCCGGGCCGTGAAACTCGCGCAAGAGCATGGCGTCACGATTTCTTTCGATGGCGGAGCTGGAAGATGGCGCGAATCGTTGCGCGATCTCGTCGAAGCGAGCCACATCCGCATCTTTTCGCGAGATTTTGCCACGAATTGCAGCAGCAGAGACGATTTGCCTGAAATGGCTGCCACATTGCTCCAACCACCCGCTCAAGTGCTCGTCATCACAGCGGGTGCGGCAGGCAGTCATGTCTGGACCGCCGACGGCACCTATTTCCATCAGCCGGCTCACGCATGCCTCGTGATCGACACCACCGGCTGCGGCGATGTGTATCACGGGTGGTTTTTGCACGGCTGGCTCAAAGGCTGGCCGTTGGAACAATGCGCGGGTGTCGCCAGCCGCCGGGCGGCGTTAAACGCTCAAGGATTGGGCGGACGACACGTCTTGCGGCTGAAACTTTGA
- a CDS encoding peptidoglycan recognition family protein — MRRHAALFLPLSLALIVVACATYDGSRISRWESRYNDAALGPVTPDQLLAEARVKLDLIPPGTVGRRYYRPMRPRYITIHSTQNYTGDAYQHALALKRGALRATKRKGGNRIGFLTWHFTVQENIAIQHLPCREQGEHADFDGPGNNYSIGIEMCEHSGNDIGLTIDRTARLAAYLMRAYDIPLSHVVGHYHWPRKGLNPPNKDCPHFLLDRGRPGPTWRWFQGRVQLHYNRMLAGPATPLG, encoded by the coding sequence ATGCGCCGACACGCCGCACTTTTTCTACCACTCTCTCTTGCTCTGATTGTCGTGGCTTGCGCCACCTACGACGGCTCCCGCATCTCCCGCTGGGAGTCGCGTTATAATGACGCCGCTCTCGGTCCGGTGACGCCCGATCAGCTCCTCGCCGAAGCGCGGGTGAAGCTCGATCTCATTCCCCCCGGCACCGTGGGCCGTCGTTATTACCGGCCGATGCGGCCGCGATACATCACCATTCACAGCACGCAGAACTACACGGGAGACGCCTACCAGCATGCGCTGGCCTTGAAACGCGGTGCGTTGCGCGCCACCAAGCGCAAAGGCGGCAACCGCATCGGCTTCCTCACCTGGCACTTCACCGTGCAGGAAAACATCGCCATCCAGCACCTGCCCTGCCGTGAGCAGGGCGAGCACGCCGACTTTGACGGGCCGGGCAACAATTACAGCATCGGCATCGAGATGTGCGAGCACAGCGGCAACGACATCGGCCTCACCATTGATCGCACCGCGCGCCTCGCCGCGTATCTGATGCGCGCCTATGACATTCCGCTCAGCCATGTCGTGGGGCATTACCACTGGCCGCGCAAGGGCTTGAACCCGCCGAACAAAGACTGCCCGCATTTCCTGCTCGACCGTGGCCGCCCCGGCCCCACCTGGCGCTGGTTCCAAGGCCGCGTGCAGCTTCATTACAACCGCATGCTCGCCGGGCCTGCGACACCGCTCGGCTGA
- a CDS encoding PQQ-binding-like beta-propeller repeat protein, whose translation MNHHREFVCSMRILLFLLLGTALHAEDWPQWLGPQRDGVWRETGIIEKFPEGGQKVRWRVKIGGGYTGPAIANGKVYLMDRQVAVETRAPGNAFARGIIPGTERVLCLDVASGKQVWEHRYDCTYTMSYSTGPRCTPLVSGGKVWTLGAEGNLFCLDAASGKVLWSHDFKTDYGARTPMWGFAGHPLLDGQRLICLVGGPGSVAMAFDKDTGKELWRALDAREPGYAPPTMIEAGGTKQLILWHPQAVNSLDPATGKVFWSHPWEIRAGLTVATPRLAGDLLLLSSFYTSSKCFKLDAAKPAATLQWEGKSFSEKNTDTLHSLMSTPYIENGHIYGVCSYGQLRCLKLDTGERLWETFAATTGGPPVRWANAFIIKHADRFFLANEQGDLIIAKLTPQGYEELSRAKLLKPTTTDPRRAVVWSHPAFANQCVFMRNDEEIVCVSLAK comes from the coding sequence ATGAATCACCACCGCGAGTTTGTTTGCAGCATGCGCATCCTGCTCTTTCTCCTCCTTGGCACCGCCCTGCATGCCGAGGACTGGCCGCAGTGGCTCGGCCCGCAGCGTGACGGTGTGTGGCGTGAAACCGGCATCATCGAAAAGTTTCCTGAAGGCGGGCAGAAAGTGCGCTGGCGCGTGAAGATCGGCGGCGGCTACACCGGCCCGGCGATTGCGAATGGCAAAGTGTATCTCATGGACCGCCAGGTGGCCGTGGAGACGCGAGCGCCGGGCAATGCCTTTGCCCGTGGCATCATTCCCGGCACGGAACGTGTGCTCTGCCTTGATGTTGCGAGTGGCAAACAGGTTTGGGAGCATCGCTACGACTGCACCTACACCATGAGCTACTCCACCGGTCCGCGGTGCACGCCGCTGGTGAGCGGCGGCAAGGTGTGGACACTCGGCGCGGAGGGAAATCTGTTCTGCCTCGACGCCGCCAGCGGCAAGGTGCTCTGGTCACACGACTTCAAAACGGACTATGGTGCTCGCACACCGATGTGGGGCTTCGCAGGTCATCCGCTGCTCGATGGTCAGCGCCTCATCTGCCTCGTCGGTGGCCCTGGCAGCGTGGCGATGGCTTTTGACAAGGACACTGGCAAAGAACTCTGGCGTGCGCTTGATGCGCGCGAGCCTGGTTATGCACCGCCGACCATGATCGAGGCCGGTGGCACCAAACAGCTCATCCTCTGGCATCCGCAGGCCGTGAACTCGCTCGATCCGGCCACAGGCAAGGTGTTCTGGTCGCATCCGTGGGAGATTCGTGCCGGCCTCACCGTTGCCACGCCGCGACTCGCGGGCGATCTGCTCCTGCTGAGCTCGTTTTACACCAGTTCGAAGTGCTTCAAGCTCGACGCCGCCAAACCCGCCGCCACGCTGCAATGGGAGGGCAAAAGCTTCAGTGAAAAGAACACCGACACGCTGCACAGCCTCATGAGCACGCCCTACATCGAAAACGGCCACATCTACGGCGTGTGCAGCTACGGCCAGCTCCGCTGCCTCAAGCTCGACACCGGCGAACGTCTCTGGGAAACCTTCGCCGCCACCACCGGCGGCCCGCCTGTGCGCTGGGCCAATGCCTTCATCATCAAGCACGCCGACCGCTTCTTCCTCGCCAACGAACAAGGCGACCTCATCATCGCCAAGCTCACGCCGCAAGGCTACGAAGAACTCAGCCGCGCCAAGCTCCTCAAGCCCACGACCACCGACCCCAGACGTGCCGTTGTGTGGTCACACCCCGCTTTCGCGAATCAGTGCGTCTTCATGCGCAATGACGAGGAGATCGTGTGTGTCTCGCTGGCGAAGTAA
- a CDS encoding DUF1501 domain-containing protein, whose protein sequence is MNASLQRRQFFGKTACAAMSSVPIMNTLLNLQLASRAAALDAPTDHRTLVCFFLNGGMDSFNWLVPRDAARHATYTTTRGNLALTTGQLLSLNQDGGDGQLYGIHPSCAGLQEMFNGLGGDTAKRRAALLTNVGTLIQPVTKAQYLAESVPLPRALYSHSDQIDQWQTSVPQGMTQLSGWAGRAADVLHSTVNGNSIAMNISLAGNSLWQVGNATTQFVVTDRGALTFTGSEITDPLHPMRLKNTAHRSVIQQNYANLMQQSYGQLTKSSIELQEFFLEQYNSYDDSAVAGLFPTNNYIAQQFRAAVRMIALRQALGLHRQTIFITQGGWDHHGELLNTQAGMLTTLSTALTAFQRALDQLNLHDGVITFSASDFGRTLRSNGRGTDHAWGGNALVMGGPVQGGRIYGTFPDQTLESANDTGYGGRMIPTTSVDAFFAEMLRWFGVPAASMDAVLPNIGNFYNVNSSSLPIGFLRTGTWI, encoded by the coding sequence ATGAATGCCTCACTTCAACGACGCCAGTTCTTCGGCAAGACCGCCTGCGCAGCGATGAGCAGTGTGCCGATCATGAACACGCTGCTCAATCTGCAGCTCGCGAGCCGCGCGGCGGCGCTGGACGCGCCCACCGATCATCGGACGCTGGTGTGCTTCTTTTTGAACGGCGGGATGGACTCGTTCAACTGGCTGGTGCCTCGCGATGCAGCCAGGCACGCGACGTACACGACGACACGGGGAAATCTGGCGCTGACGACGGGCCAGTTGCTCAGTTTGAACCAGGATGGCGGCGACGGGCAGCTCTACGGCATTCACCCGAGTTGTGCCGGCTTGCAGGAGATGTTCAACGGCCTGGGCGGCGACACAGCGAAGCGTCGCGCGGCGCTTTTGACGAATGTGGGCACGCTGATCCAACCAGTGACGAAGGCGCAGTATCTGGCGGAGAGCGTGCCGCTGCCGCGGGCACTTTATTCGCACAGCGATCAGATCGACCAGTGGCAGACCTCCGTGCCGCAGGGCATGACGCAGCTCAGCGGCTGGGCGGGACGCGCGGCGGATGTGCTGCACAGCACGGTGAATGGCAACAGCATCGCCATGAACATCTCGCTGGCTGGCAACAGCCTGTGGCAGGTGGGCAATGCGACGACGCAGTTTGTGGTGACGGATCGCGGTGCCCTGACCTTCACCGGCAGCGAGATCACAGACCCGCTGCACCCGATGCGGCTGAAAAACACGGCGCATCGCAGCGTGATCCAGCAAAACTACGCCAACCTGATGCAGCAGAGCTATGGTCAGCTCACGAAAAGCAGCATCGAGCTTCAAGAATTCTTCCTGGAGCAGTACAACAGCTATGATGACAGCGCGGTGGCCGGTTTGTTCCCGACGAACAACTACATCGCCCAGCAGTTTCGCGCGGCGGTGAGGATGATCGCGCTGCGACAGGCGCTGGGACTGCACCGGCAGACGATTTTCATCACGCAGGGCGGCTGGGACCACCACGGCGAGCTGCTGAACACGCAGGCGGGCATGCTCACGACGCTGAGCACGGCGCTGACCGCCTTTCAGCGAGCGTTGGATCAACTGAACCTCCATGATGGGGTGATCACCTTCAGCGCGTCCGACTTTGGCCGCACGCTACGCAGCAACGGTCGCGGCACGGACCACGCCTGGGGCGGCAACGCGCTCGTCATGGGCGGTCCGGTGCAGGGCGGGCGCATCTACGGCACCTTCCCGGACCAGACGCTCGAAAGCGCCAACGACACCGGTTACGGCGGCCGCATGATTCCGACGACAAGCGTGGATGCGTTCTTCGCGGAGATGCTGCGCTGGTTCGGCGTGCCTGCGGCGAGCATGGACGCGGTGCTGCCAAACATTGGGAACTTTTACAACGTGAATTCGTCGTCGTTGCCGATTGGGTTTTTGAGAACGGGGACGTGGATTTGA